Below is a genomic region from Chelmon rostratus isolate fCheRos1 chromosome 7, fCheRos1.pri, whole genome shotgun sequence.
CCCGCCGTCATCccagctaagctagctagcttagcttggcCGCTTGCTGTAGCTCTATATGTACAGTGGAGACATAAGAGTGGTTTGAGTCTTCTTATCTGACTCTCAGctagaaagcaaataaatgaactTCCCAAAAATCTGAAACTGTACAATCTGAGGACTAGAGACTAGTGTTATTATAACACTGTAACAaactttgtattttcttttttacaccCACACAATGaccatttaatttttttttatttgtttccatgAATACTAGCCCAACCTTACAACTTGTCCATGTGTTTGAACTGTTTATCTTCATAATGACACTAAGTTTGGCCTTTGCAAATTAGGTGCATGCAGCCTTGGATGTggatctgtgttttgtttgtttttatgacatAACACGACAGGAGTGAACAAGCCGTGAACATGTTGGTTGGGACTGAACCTGCTGCCACATCAGTCTCTAATGGAGAAAGACTGATGTTTCACAACAAATTTGATGAATGAAGTACGACAGTTTTTACCGGTAACCAAGTGATGcaagtacagtatgtgtcaaCTTTGATGTGTAAACACCAAGCTGTGCGGTGCTGTATTGTGTAACCTTACCTTGGCATTCCCGTGGTATTTCTGTGGACCTGAAAGGGTGATCAGCCTCAAGACTGCATGTTAGGGTTTTGAATGTCAGCAATCTGTAAAGGCTTCGggccttttgtgttttaattctGCAATTTTAAAGGAAATCCACCTTTCCATTTGGGTAATTGAAAGTCAGCTGAGCCCAGTCTTGGTGTAGAAGTTTGTATTTATGTAACTATATTGTATATAGctttatatatatttgaatCATATGTGTAATAAATTGACTATTCTCACACTCAGTGGTACGAAAGACTGCTGGAAGTTCTGTTTGACGTAAAAATGGCAACAATTGTTAGGTGTGTCAGCGAAGGAGCATAAACACGCATTAAAATGAGACCACAAACAAGGAAAGAACGTGTCAGTGTCGACACtgtatttaacattttgctCGAGATCCTGTTTTTCAAAGCAGTGCGTGATGTGTCTCTATGCACAGGACTGACTCATCGCAGGGTGTGCCTCTCTACAGGACAAGAGAAAAGCTTTAGATCTCACAGCTTTACTTACAGCagtttcttcactttttttaacAACTCAGTAACATGCTTTGtgtagagtttttttttttctttatgctgtGTTTACTTGAAAGTGTCTGGATACgtagacaaatgcacacacttcTGGTCTTGAATGGTCTCTAAAAACCAGTAAAGTGGGCAGAAACGCCAGGGTTTGGCAGAATACCACGCTACAGCGGGCTGGCAGCCTGCCAAGGAGGTGGCTGGGAGGGAGACGAGtagagaaaggaggaaaagggaaaagaaagccGGGTTTCCGTCATGGCACCTCACACACCTCCTGTGCGGTGTCTGGCGATGAGTGTTTGTCCCTTGAGACAGAGAAAGCCCTCACATTATGCCTTCTTTTCTGTGACACATCTTTGAAACTCCAAGACACCCAGAAATGGCCAAAATAAGGCAGACTAAACCAAAAAGGGGTTGTCACAGATTACATCATTGTTGTACGTGCTTGAGAACACAGAGGACCTTTTGCTAGGTCTTGAAAGGAACCAAAGTCCCTGCAGTTGTCGTGTACTAGAGTCCCAtttatgcctgtgtgtgtgtgtgtgaatgcaacTGTTCCCCTCATGCTGGTAGGAGGCTCTCCGAGAGCCCTCGGTAGATTGACCCCATTGCAGAAATCACTTCCAGATGCGTGGCTTTCTTTTTTGCTCACCTCCTGAAGTGATGGCCTGTTGAGACCGTAGGAGCTGACCATCCATCAGAAACTGGCATTCAGTAGCGGCGAGATAAACACCCGCTACGTCTCTGTGAAATCGCAGAGACATGTGGGGAATGCAACAGAACAACAAGTCAGGTTGCAGATCAAAAGCGGGGGATTTTTTCTCCTCACGTTGGTCCCACTACTGTGGCTCTTCATGTCTGGGCATAATCTCCAGTTTGAATTATGATGATTTGATGTGAAGTAATGTGTTTAAGAACGTCACATGTGACTGAAATTTCATTGGACAAGAGAAAGCTGAACTGAACGAAAGTGAGGTCACGTCTAGTTACATTCCAGTTTGCTCCTAACAACGTCCCTCTGTCCAGTCTGGGACATGCACAGATGTGTTGAAAAGCGGCACAAATGTCTCGACATGTGATCTCTGTGACACATTACAGACTAGCTGGCTGACAACAGCTATGTTCTGCGCGTCTGTTTGCCGCTCTGCTCGGAGAAAACACGAGATGAAGCTTGTAAGAGCACCtttaacagtgttttacagCAAATAGTTCCTGTCTGAGCTGGAATCAGTAGAGACCTTGACCGAAAAGCTGACATTGAAAAACAAACCCCGCTGAGCTCACAAAGGAGTGCACTGACATTTAATTGGAACATGGTTGCCTCACTGTTCCACAGAAAGTTCATTTCCCATGAAAGTAAAGAGACAGACGTGTTCTAATATGTCCAGAGAACAAAGACGGTGTAGGTGCCCTCCTTAATTGACTGTCAGGCGTAGGAAGAAGGGCTGTAATCAGGACAACAAGAGGCCTTTTctgttcactctctctctggatAAACTCCCTGCTGGGTCAAAGGAGGCCTGGAGTGAGTGAGGTGTGTTTACAGTCAACtcatgtctgaaaaaaaaaaacagtatttgcAGGCATTTCCTATGTTCCTACATTTGTGGTGTAATCGCTAGAAGATTCACATTAATGCAAGTTTGAACAAGATTTTCTCTCCTcttactgaattaaaaaaaagcttcatcttcctgcttttcttgtttCGTTTTCAAAGCACACCAGAGCTTTTTAATACAATTTTAATGTTAGATGTGAAAACAACTCAATTTAGGTGTGTTGTTTGCTTTACGGTGGTGTGAGACATGCGAGCGGAGAAATCAGATGGGAATCACTCGCCGCTCTGCAGTGGTCTGGCTCTGAGATGCAATTACTTCAAAGGAGAGGGAGGCTTTGAACTGTGTATAATTAATTCAGGCAAGCAGAACCAGGGTGTCTTTATTAAGTGCTCTGCTCTTGCTTGAACAACTATCAAACAAATGTAATTTGACCTTCCCTGATAGATCCTCCAGAGGATCAAGCTATCCAAGCAGCTAATTCACTTTGCTTCAACAATGGGCCCGGACTCTCCGAACACTGCGCGGTTTTGCTTTCCCCTCCCGCGGGACGCTGTGAGACCCAGGAATGTCATCCTGAGAAGCTCGTTTCCAAAGCTTTTATTTAGAACACCAAAGTTAATAATTGTTCGAAAGCAACCTGTTTTTGTATTTCCAGGAGGGTTGAAGCAGATTTGAAGCTTTCATTCGACAACAGTGATACTGACCTATTGATGCTCTGAATGCCCTTTGGCTCGTCGTGCTGCCGTGACAATAGACACCAAGGCACTGTGTCAGcgtgctgcagctcagcacagaggttttgtttttcagacaaacaaaagatcAGCTCAACTtgtcacacaacacaaagatttgcttgtttttccaaGAGCCACTAAAACTGTGCAAGTTTGCACCAATGTATGGCATTATTATGCGTTTGGTAAACCCTACAGacaattacattttgtttgatcCTCGACATTTGCAAGGGTCCATGTGTGTCCATACAAAAGACATGACGCCACATTGTAGTTATAGGCATCGTCGTGCGACCTCCAACTCTTTAAATTGACCCATCATTTATAAAACTCTACCAGGACTCGGCATGTGGAGGGCCAGAGGTCAGAGCTGCACAGTAGCAgtttcattgattgttgtattTCGCCAAAAGAGGCCCTTCCACTGAATTTCGGACGCTTCCATCAGCTGTTCACCGGTGTGCGTTCGACATCTGTTCCCTCGCTGGAAAATTGAGGTCGTGTTTtgtaaagcagagaaagaacaatTGTCTGCTGGTGTATTCACGTTACAGTCGTATCTCAGCTTGTTTAAATGACGCTTCCATCTTGAGCCAAAGTCAAGATCAGatgcttttttaatatatgtattGTGTTGAACTTAAAATATGGTGGCAAAGTCAGCAAGATCAAGCAGTTGAATAACGTGGCAGATTTAGATCTCACTCAGTCAGACGTCTCTCTTAAATATCAGGGCCAGTGTGACATGTCAGCAGTTCATGTTGCAATGATCTTCTACCACCTGATACTAACTACACTTTGTTCCTTATAGGAGGACTTGAATCAGTTTCAGGTTGTATCTGTtatctgttttgtattttcagtggGACAAGAGGTATGTGAGAGAAAAGCATGACTTTGCTTGTCTAGGAACAAATCCTGGATCACGTTACTCTCGTTGACGACTGGCTTATTTCCATGTTGGCTCACACTGTGTTTCCTTACACCGAGTGAAAAAAgaagcacattcacacaaaatgATGGTTAGAAGTGGGAGCATGCTGTGGGATACTGATCATGTTGTTAGTTTATTTGTCTTCACGGATAAAACTgagcagcatttttttatttaggcATTCCTGTCGGCATTTTTAGGAGCGACTGTACTGTACAGAGTGTGTTTCACACTGAAAGTCTGTCTCAATCCTTTAGGGTGTGCAAAAGTTTAGATTTTTACACTATGCAAATCTGTAAGTATTTAACCAGCTAACTCTATTCCAAATGTGCGCACAGTTTTATAACTTTAGATACATTATTCAGTGTTCTAAGCAAAGGCCTTGCCTGTGCACAAAATACCATTAGTGGCTTTAATCTTCagttgcagctttaaaaaaacaaacattatagCAGCTAATCCTAAAAGCCTGCTGCAAGGTCTGCTGTCGCATCAAAGAGATGAACTCCTTCACTCAGTTTGCAGGTCACTTTTACGACACGGCTGTGTCCGCCCCTGGGTCATATCTGGTCAGATTTACCTGTTTATGGGTCAACACAGAGCACAGCCGGACTTTCTCCGCATTCCAGCATCCACGCAGGAGGACGAAACACAGACTGGCTGCTTTACAAACACGACGACTTCAGGTtgtttttctattctattcAGGGAAAGGGAAGAATAACAACAGGAAGACAAGACAAGAAGGCCAACAGTACACAGAAGGCGGCAGAAAATAAACATCGACGAAAGCAAGATGAGCAGATACACCCAGAAGGGTAACGTTTACCACTATCAACACTAAGCTCGctataaaaaacacattcaccaGCAACGCTTCATTTATTTGAACAATGCACAACCTGCCCTCAGGACTTTGCACCCAGCTGACCTGCACTCTGACATGCATGTTATGAAATGTGTACGGCTCATGAGTGTGACCTGAGCATTAGCTTCCACGTCCACCGCTCACACGTGTTAAAAGATAGAAATAAAAGCTGTCCCAATAAAAGAGGAAGATAAAAGAAGACTCTCTTAATGATGTGAcccaagcccccccccccccaaaaaaaaacaacaaaaaaaacacgttGCTTGCTCACGCTCAGAATAATCATGTCAGTGTTGGAGTAGCAGCAGTCTTGCATCACCCGTCACATACTGGTGGTCTTAGGAGGGACTTTCCCAGAGGAAAGGGGATATATCCTGAGAGTGCTGCCCTCGCTGCCATCCCCCTCCATCTGGTTTCCATCAGGGGCTGCTGGGCTGGACTGTGTAAAGATTTTCTCAAGGGAtaccaccttttttttttaacctccgTTGCCATTTTTCATTGACCTATTTCATCCCCCTCTACCTTTGCTCTACATTTTTATTAACTCCTAAGTGCTATAGTGTATAAGCAGAGGCAAATAAATATTTGTaagttaaaaacagacaaattaatCTTACGAAGTAGTTAAAATAACATCAGAACActcaaatggaaaaataagaGGTGGATGAGAACATTATGGCTACTTTTTTTAGCTTTAGGGAGCTCATTCCAGTAGGAGCACTGATGGCCGGACCGCACCCTCTTTGTCGTGAGTCTCGGCAGCGGGATAATCAGAGAGGTTTTAAAACTTCTGCTCTCGGGCCAGTGAGTGCTCAGTAATGTAGCTAAACATCCACCTGGCTGTTCTTGAAACATCAGGAAGCCCAGCATCACTTCTCAGCCTTTACGTGTAACCagtggaaaaacatttaaattcatgGTTGAGTGAGTTGAAAGACCTGGATATGGTAATGGCTTCTGACTGGGGCAGGAACAGGGAGAGGTTCCTGACTGTGACTGGAATGAGATAAAAAAAACGTGACGTCTAAATCCCCGGGGGCTAAAAGTGACTTAATTTCTGATGCTTCTCGGTTGCACTGCTCTACAAAAGTTAAGTCAATAACAAAAGTTGCTCAATTTCTGCAAACCACCAAGGAGTGAGACCATGTCGGTTGTAAATATTAGAGTCTTGTTAGCTCTCCCCAAGGACCTCTCACTGAAATAAACATTGAAATCTTTGAATGTTACACCCACTGCTGTTAACCGTGAGTGCGTCTTCTATCTTTGCATAGCAGGACTGGATGCACTTTCTCTcaggccacaaatgtgcatcTCTAAACATTATACGAGGTAAAGTTACAGGAAAAAGTGAGGATTTTGAAGCATTTTCAGCACAGGCCTGGAGTCAGCTGTAACAGTATCAGTGGTTACACAGTGCGCCCTCTTGTTAAGATGCCTcctttgtcattgttttgctgCAAAATTGGGACTCCTGTTCAAAACATGTGAACTCTGAAGTGGCAATCTAAAGGGGTAATGTCATTTCTGACACATGCAAATGACATTACGATCTGAATTCCATTTGAAAGAGGCTCGTTTCAAAGACACATGACTTTCAGACAAAccatctgtgtttctgtaaacTGGAGCTCAGACCTTCAAAGCCAACATCAGTGATGAACACACAGGATTTGTGAACCGGTGGTGCAGCCTACGCCGCGCAATACCTCGGAAATGAACAAATGAGGTGACTGCTTCACTGCACTGTAATTACATCCACATGATTGGGCCTGTGGATTAGGCTGCTTGGCTCAAGCTTCGCTGTTTCTGAAACTTAGAGATAGAGATACTTTACTGACCTTTCAAAACTACTTACACAACAAAAAAGTCTTAATTTTCATGAAACATCTCAAATACAACAAAGGGAATTGGCTAAAGTTTGTTACAGTATGCTGGAGGATGGAGATACTGTGTGTAATTACTCATTATTAATATGATTAGTGATGATGTTGCATATATCTTGTGTATTGCTCAgatttctctgtgtctcacttCATCTGTCCCAGAACTGTCAGGGTAAGACCTTTAAGCCCTCAAACTGTTGATAAGAGTGCACTCTAGTGGAAATGTGAGAGAACTACACGTGCATGACCCAGAGTCTAGCCCTGCAAGGTTGCATCATCTGATAGATTGCACGAGGTTTTCAGGAAACATTACACATGCTTAAACAAGTAACACACGAACAAGTAACACAGTGTAAGGAGTTCAAATATGATGGAAGGGGCACAGACAACTTCACTGTTCTGAGGAAAGACCACACTGATCGTCTTGGTTTACTTTCAGTTTATTTAAGGACAAGAACATTCACATATGTCACATGTCTCAAAAACATGTCGGTGCTAAAATGACATTTGGTAAAAGCATTATGTTCAGAAAACTGGTTTGAATAACTGGATCTATCAGACACAGTCCCATCCAGGTGTTACCCGGGGCATATTCAATATGCAAAGGTTTGGCCTGAGTAAGGTCTGCAGTGTTGAATAAGATACTTCAAATGTAATCTCATGTGATGGAAGTGGAGCAACATGACTTTACGCTCAGCTCAACACAAGATCATTAATCCAGTTTTGATTTCTCTGCTTTTACAGTAATTCACAAAACGTACAAAAAGCTAAGGACAAACACAGCATTGTTGAACGCAGCCCAACAACAAGTAATGTAGTTATTTGGCTGTTGTTTCTGACTGTTGCTGTTACTGACAAGACACTTAACCAGCTAAGGATCTTGCTGTCTATAGTGAAACTTGTAGAGATATAAAATAAATAGCAAATAATCTAAGGAAATATATTTCTTAGGAATTTTCCAGCATTCTCTATGTGACAAGTTGTCTGACCTACAGGTGTCCAGCACTagtaaaaataaactttttttgaACCTGTTTAACTGTAACAGGTCATCTCTACCCTACATGTCTCCATTCCTCTGCTCGTCCAATGAGCTGCATCCTCCCGTGTCTCATTTGtaacgtgtgtttgtgtatattgTTAGCCACTGCTGACGGTTGCGGACCACCTCATCAGCAGTTGAGAATGGAGTTGGTCCTCTGGATGCGAATGACCTTCCTTGCGTTGTAACTGTACTCGTACTGCATGTGCTCATGGAAGAAATACAAATAccctgaaagaaaacagtgggATAACAGTTAGGGAAGAcagtatagaaaaaaaaaatcctgctttcCTCTACTTTATACTGAAAACGTGATACTTGGGACTTCATAATACCATAGTGATAAGCAGCAGCATCAATCTCGTCATCCATCCCAGGAAAGTCTTCCTCAAAGGATCGTGGGTAGCCAGTGTCCATTGTGCCTGTAGCTTCATCGTAGCTGTGTGAATAAAAGCAAACTCAGTCTGCTTTGATCCCCAgtagtgctgtttttttaagatttaaagGGTTAATTTTAAACTTGAGTGTAATACTCATCACCACATACCTCCAGTAGTCTTCATCAGTGAAGAGCAGTGTTTTCCCGGTATCTCTGATGTACACAGCTGCatctatttttcttattgtcttgGGAAGTCCAAGTTTGTGTATGTACTTTGGGTAACCGTCCACAAGGTTATATCCATTCAAAGCCCACATTCGGATCCCTGttgaaacacagagcagagtttGTATCTAGTGTCTAAGAAATAAcgaaaataaaaatacaccagTGAATCAGTGTATATAACCCACCACTGAATATGATGACCACATCCTTCTCTGGGTTCTCGTATGCTGCGTCCACCTTGTTGGGGATGCTGGGCCACGTGGACTTGATGAGTGTCTGCTCGGGCTCAGGCATCTGAGGATGGAGACGCCAGTAGAATCTGCAACAAGGTGCAGCATGTTAAAGAAGCACCCATAAGATGCAATACACACAACCACTCTGGTGGTTATAGGTTATcagccttgtgtgtgtggagttcaTGTATCACCATCTTATTCTTACTGCACCTGTCTTTGAAGATGATGGTTTCCCCTCTGAGCTCTGTGACAGCATCAAATGTTAACATAGGGTCACATTTGTTCGGCGCATCAGGCTTTGGCTTCACTTTCCTTGGGTTTGGGTTTGGGCCTGTGATCGAACAGCTGGCATTAATGCACCGCTCACACGATAACACCAGTCTCATGCTATAAAAAACGCATGTGTTTTCCCACCGTAGAGCGCTTGAATGCCCTCGATGTCGTCTTCAGAGAGCGGGTAGCCTGTGGCGTATGAGTAGACGGGGTACATCAGGGCGCCCGCGTCAGAGGAGTGGGACATGCCGAGGGCGTGGCCCAGCTCATGGGCTGCCACTATGAACAGGTTGTACGCTGCAGAGAGAAGATGCTCAGTCAGAATACTGTTCAGACAGTAGTTTCTAAGTGTTAATCAGTTCAGTGACTTATGTTGAACATTTGTGCACGACTGTCACCTGATGAATCTTTGGTCCATTGCTCGTCCTCATCAAAGTGAGTGTCTCCTCCGATGCCTTGGCCGGGTGGATAGGCATGAGCCAGTAGTCCATTAGGCCCGTCAAAAGGGTTATAGTCTCCATGCTCtacagagaaagggagagactTTTCTTAAATGTGTCGAGCTGAATGTGCACTATTATAATACTTGTTCTTTAAATGGTAGCAGCTGCAGTGTAGAAAAAGCCATGTCATGGATGTTTGTGTATTCAGAGGTTATAAAAGGCACCAGAATGAACGCTTGTTGCACCTTTTGCTCCAAAACTGATCATAATGTCAGCGATGCCCTTGTGCAGCTTCTTAAAGGTCAGCGGAGTGACATCAGCCCAGACGTTCAGCGCATTGCGGACGGCTCGGTCTACATCAGACTTCTTCAGATCTGGTGTATAATTCAATATCCTGAAACATCAGGGGGCAGGAAACAAGGCAGTGAATACGCGAGTGAATAAGTGATGCTGGTGCTCACTTTCCGAGGCATTCATCTCCACCGTTTAAGTCATTTTGATGCGTACCTGAATGTGACGTTGTTATTTTGCCATTTGAGGTGTCGAGGGAAGTGGTTGTACTCTCCAACGTCTGGGACACCACATCTGGCCTGCTTCATCAGCTCCAGAGTGTTGTCATCCAGATTCCCTGTCACCTTCAGACGCAAAGACATGGAATGAAAATATGTTAGACGTCAATAAGGCGACGCATTTGCAGATTAAGTCCAgacattttctcctctgagtGATTCAGAAGAAGCACATTCTCAGAGGCTATTCAACTCCTGAACTGTAAAATGATGTATTTATGGTTCAGTTGTTAAGCGTCGGCCTGTCCATCCTGCAATCACCAAAGTTCCTAACAAAGGTTGTTGTAATGGCAATAAAGGTAACTCAACTCAACCCAAATCAGCTTCTTTccaacaaaaaaagcaaaaagatcACATTTAAAGATCTTGAACATGTATCAAGGCTCACCACCAGTGACACTGCAATACCCTGCTCATTTACAGGTCCAGCAGAATTAACAACTACTCTGCAGATTCGGTCACCTTGAGTTTGAAGAATTTCTGCATCTCGCTGATCTTCTTCTCAAAGACACCACCTGTCCTCTGTCTTCCTTGGAGACCAGCTGGGAGGTCGTAGAAGCGACGCAGGTACTTCTGTTTGTTGAGAGAAGAAAAGCTGAACGACATTCAGAACGGTGTGAAAGAGTGTCCTCAGGTTGCTCCATTTAAACACTGTGCAGTCTTTTTTCATTgattaggggaaaaaaagccacTTGAAGCCAGCTTACAAGGCGAAAACATGTCCTAATTAGAGCCCTCAGGTCTTACCTCTGCTAAACGCCagttgtctgtctctcctgacGGCACAGGCAGAGCGAAGGAGTGAGCgaccagcaccagcagcagcagagctatCATTGTTGTTGTCTCCGTGTTGTCCAACCCAGTCATTGGGGTCAAGAAGCTCAGCGGGGTATTTATAGTGTTTTGGGTCCACGTTTTTTCAAAGGGTCCCAGTGATTCATGTAAAAGCACCTCGCCACTTCCTTCTTTGTCTGTTGAGAATGTGCTTGTACAGTGACTGTGGTTTGAGTGTACTCCTTTGAACCCACCTCAAATGCTTTGATAAAACATTTCCCATTTCCCAAATTGCCATGACTTAGGGAGCTTGCCAATAGATTTACTGAAAATGCCTACGGGGCAAGATTATGcactcttttctgtctttcttcttttaaaaacaagaataacATGTCAGTCTTGTCCTTTCCAGGCTGCCAAGTTTAGAAGGCatggccctttttttttttttggcagaaaaTACTCTGGCTTTTCCTTTAATAAAGATCACATCATCAGTTATTATCTATACATCtttagttgaaaaaaaaaaaaaaaaacatgtgccCAACTATAAAAAAGAGGGAATTTTGGGAATctctttcatgctgctgctggtctcaTGATTGTCATCCTATGTCTCGTTATTTTAGGTGAAGACGTTTTATGACTAACAAACACAcgtcaaaataaagaaagaggTGATGAAAACATGTATAGAACATGTGATTGACATGTCCCTTGATGTAACTTTGTGTATCACTCTATTTGTACACAATGTGAGCCCTCCCGCACTGAGAAACGCTGAGTTGATCCGATACAAACAAATTCCCCGCGTGGGCCTTGTCTGGTAACAATTGAATGCAGATCTTTCTGATTTAGGTGCTTTCCGACGTTGCCCTTTGCAGTAGTATGTGATTCACAGTCAGCAGGATTACGCAGAGCATAAATGACAAATTGTATACGTAAATGAACCCAGTGTCCTCAATTATGAAGAGCTGTGGTCTGCAAGAGGTTTGATCACAGCGTAGAAACCCTGGTGAGCTACAACAAACACAATGCACTTTAAAACTCTGAACAATGGCTTGTTACAGGAAACTAGGAAACATCGCTACATCGACTCGATAGATCAGCACAGTGTTTTGTATACACATCCATGGTGCCGATGATGAATCCTAGTGACTGAGGTGATGAGttaacttttcatttagtgTCACACAggtcacacagaaaaaatattgtACTTAAATTATACCTAGAATGTACTAAATAcacttttcactatttttgtcaccttcaagtatACTTGAGTGTACTCATGCAGTCCTTGAGTACCACATGAGTAATGCTTGAGTGTACCTGAAGTGTAAATCGTTGCTAAATTGAcacaactttttacaaacttgTACTGTACTGAACCGTATTGTAATGAATtgtactgaagtccaccagtgaaaatcatgaTTCATgtgcattcaaaacacatttgcagtaCAATTGTAGTAAATCAtcaatgtgttggaaatactTAATActtgaaatgaagtgaaattaaagtactcTTTAATTAAGCTTGCTAATAGTGTATTACATAAGTATAAGTACacttttcataa
It encodes:
- the mmp13b gene encoding collagenase 3, whose product is MIALLLLVLVAHSFALPVPSGETDNWRLAEKYLRRFYDLPAGLQGRQRTGGVFEKKISEMQKFFKLKVTGNLDDNTLELMKQARCGVPDVGEYNHFPRHLKWQNNNVTFRILNYTPDLKKSDVDRAVRNALNVWADVTPLTFKKLHKGIADIMISFGAKEHGDYNPFDGPNGLLAHAYPPGQGIGGDTHFDEDEQWTKDSSAYNLFIVAAHELGHALGMSHSSDAGALMYPVYSYATGYPLSEDDIEGIQALYGPNPNPRKVKPKPDAPNKCDPMLTFDAVTELRGETIIFKDRFYWRLHPQMPEPEQTLIKSTWPSIPNKVDAAYENPEKDVVIIFSGIRMWALNGYNLVDGYPKYIHKLGLPKTIRKIDAAVYIRDTGKTLLFTDEDYWSYDEATGTMDTGYPRSFEEDFPGMDDEIDAAAYHYGYLYFFHEHMQYEYSYNARKVIRIQRTNSILNC